The following coding sequences lie in one Archaeoglobus neptunius genomic window:
- a CDS encoding FAD-binding oxidoreductase yields the protein MTDVYSELKGIVGENYVSKEPEELYIYSSDPGTMPPVMPDYVVMPGTTEEVQKIVILANRYRIPVVPMGGALSLSGLVRPLKGGIVVDMKRMDRIVEVNERARYAVIEAGVSEGKLKAYLKKNHPGLRLSTPDAPPIATVTANALIHGSGRLSQIYGFHSEMVNGMEVVLPTGDICRVGSCSISPYWFSRSPLPDLAGLFLGWFGRTGIVTKLGIKLFPKHRYRDVMIFVTENPSHVSDVIWRVTHTEMAEDITVWAQPKPDWAEGFQHTTIYITADSEEELEFKRKIIRNALKDYIKQKDGGFLYLTPGMKSAFLEEPMSQLVRFADVRKGGGFEYVGAILPVYLFDEAYRRGLEIVKRLGVDWAFSIRIIGRSHCMMFAYAYPFNRADEEDVERAKKALHETNKAVLEMGGIPWKAEEPAQQMILERMDEGTKMLMKRVIDLLDPNGIMNPGNWEVE from the coding sequence GTGACTGACGTTTACAGCGAGCTGAAAGGTATTGTTGGTGAAAATTACGTTTCGAAGGAGCCCGAAGAACTCTACATATATTCCTCCGATCCCGGAACGATGCCACCCGTCATGCCGGACTATGTAGTAATGCCGGGCACTACCGAGGAAGTTCAGAAGATCGTAATTCTCGCAAACAGGTACAGAATCCCAGTTGTCCCCATGGGTGGTGCTCTGTCTCTGAGCGGTTTGGTCAGACCGCTTAAGGGAGGGATTGTTGTTGACATGAAGAGGATGGACAGGATAGTGGAGGTCAACGAGAGGGCAAGGTACGCTGTGATCGAGGCGGGAGTTAGCGAGGGGAAGCTCAAGGCGTATCTGAAAAAGAACCATCCCGGTCTACGCCTCTCCACACCGGACGCTCCACCGATTGCAACGGTTACAGCAAATGCGCTCATACATGGCTCGGGGAGGTTATCGCAGATCTATGGTTTTCATTCCGAGATGGTTAACGGTATGGAGGTTGTTCTGCCCACAGGTGATATTTGCAGGGTTGGGTCATGCAGCATCTCGCCCTACTGGTTCTCCCGATCACCACTGCCCGATCTTGCCGGTTTGTTCCTCGGATGGTTTGGCAGAACTGGAATCGTGACAAAGCTGGGAATAAAGCTGTTTCCGAAGCATCGCTACAGGGATGTGATGATCTTTGTCACCGAAAACCCATCTCATGTCAGCGATGTGATATGGAGGGTTACCCACACCGAGATGGCCGAGGACATTACAGTATGGGCTCAGCCGAAACCGGACTGGGCAGAGGGGTTTCAGCACACAACTATTTACATTACAGCAGACAGTGAGGAAGAGCTGGAGTTCAAGAGGAAAATAATCCGCAATGCCCTGAAGGATTACATAAAGCAGAAGGACGGGGGATTTCTGTATCTGACTCCGGGGATGAAGTCAGCATTCCTTGAGGAACCAATGTCACAGCTTGTTAGATTTGCAGACGTCAGAAAGGGTGGAGGATTCGAGTATGTTGGGGCAATTCTGCCGGTTTACCTGTTTGATGAGGCCTACAGGAGAGGACTTGAGATCGTAAAAAGGCTGGGCGTTGACTGGGCGTTCAGCATACGCATTATCGGCCGATCCCACTGCATGATGTTTGCCTATGCATATCCCTTCAACAGGGCCGATGAGGAAGATGTTGAGAGAGCGAAAAAAGCTCTCCACGAAACGAATAAGGCCGTGCTTGAAATGGGGGGAATTCCGTGGAAGGCTGAAGAGCCGGCACAGCAGATGATTCTGGAGAGGATGGATGAAGGGACAAAAATGCTGATGAAAAGGGTGATCGATTTGCTGGATCCGAACGGCATAATGAACCCTGGAAACTGGGAGGTGGAATGA